One Natronomonas moolapensis 8.8.11 genomic region harbors:
- a CDS encoding isochorismate synthase — protein MEPLGSEKAAPRTRGLVSRATKLSTVPDRRAVLSVADSPRTFWSAPGEATVIGSGSATTIRADGPDRFRAIREAATELFSVGDVHAGALAARPRLFGGFAFHDEHTETAPWEGYPGAKFVLPRTQVTYAGEEAWLTVNGIGATPGAVERRLEEAADQFETLPDPGSVGTPPGIAGRTRTTSEAEWRESVVAATDRIAAGELRKVVLAQALRTSLERPLSMPATLTRLERRYPDCYRFLIEPDDGSGGFFGATPERLVGRSGRTVETGALAGTTGRGDTPEEDEWLAAELLADEKNVHEHELVADAVRSQLAPYAASVRTGERSIRRLATVQHIETPITAELTDDEHVLDLVEALHPTPAVGGLPPTEALRTIRDTEPFERGWYAAPVGWFDAAGYGSFAVAIRSALARGPTATLFAGVGIVEDSDPDREWDEVQLKYRPILDELE, from the coding sequence ATGGAACCGTTGGGTAGCGAGAAAGCGGCCCCGCGGACCCGGGGGCTCGTGAGCAGGGCCACGAAGCTGTCGACGGTCCCGGATCGGCGTGCAGTGCTCTCGGTGGCGGATTCGCCACGAACGTTCTGGTCGGCTCCCGGCGAGGCGACGGTCATCGGGAGCGGATCGGCGACGACGATCCGAGCGGACGGCCCGGACCGGTTTCGGGCGATCCGGGAGGCCGCAACGGAGCTGTTCTCCGTCGGCGATGTCCACGCCGGTGCGCTCGCGGCCCGCCCGCGGTTGTTCGGTGGGTTCGCCTTCCACGACGAGCACACCGAGACGGCACCCTGGGAGGGGTATCCCGGGGCGAAGTTCGTCCTCCCACGCACGCAAGTGACCTACGCCGGCGAGGAGGCGTGGTTGACGGTCAACGGTATCGGTGCCACCCCCGGAGCCGTCGAGCGTCGCCTCGAGGAGGCGGCCGACCAGTTCGAGACGCTCCCCGATCCGGGGTCGGTCGGAACGCCCCCCGGAATCGCCGGGCGAACCCGGACGACCTCCGAGGCCGAGTGGCGCGAGAGCGTCGTCGCCGCGACCGATCGCATCGCAGCCGGCGAACTCCGGAAAGTCGTTCTCGCGCAGGCGCTCCGGACGTCGCTCGAGCGACCGCTCTCGATGCCGGCGACGCTCACGCGGCTCGAACGGCGCTACCCCGACTGCTATCGATTTCTCATCGAACCCGACGACGGTTCCGGAGGGTTCTTCGGGGCGACGCCGGAGCGGCTCGTCGGACGGAGCGGGCGAACGGTCGAGACGGGCGCGCTCGCTGGGACGACCGGCCGGGGTGACACCCCGGAGGAGGACGAGTGGCTGGCCGCGGAGCTTCTCGCCGACGAAAAGAACGTCCACGAACACGAGCTCGTTGCGGACGCGGTTCGCTCGCAGTTGGCGCCCTACGCCGCCTCGGTCCGCACCGGGGAGCGCTCGATCCGCCGGCTGGCGACCGTCCAGCACATCGAGACGCCGATCACCGCCGAACTCACCGACGACGAGCACGTACTGGACCTCGTCGAGGCCCTGCACCCGACTCCCGCCGTCGGTGGGTTGCCGCCGACGGAGGCGTTACGGACGATCCGCGACACCGAGCCGTTCGAACGGGGGTGGTATGCGGCTCCCGTGGGGTGGTTCGATGCCGCCGGGTACGGCTCCTTTGCGGTCGCGATCCGGTCGGCGCTCGCCCGCGGCCCGACGGCCACGCTGTTCGCCGGCGTCGGCATCGTCGAGGACTCCGATCCCGACCGCGAGTGGGACGAGGTCCAACTCAAATACCGACCGATCCTCGACGAACTGGAGTGA
- the menD gene encoding 2-succinyl-5-enolpyruvyl-6-hydroxy-3-cyclohexene-1-carboxylic-acid synthase: MAGELNTLWGEIVADELAEAGVETAVICPGSRSTPLTVALSGHPNIEAVSHLDERSAGFFALGYAKRTGRPAPVVCTSGTALANLHPAVVEADSARVPMVLLTADRPPELADSGANQTIDQERFYGGSVRQYRKLPEPEAADRKLRSLRTALARAVATATGVPSGPVHLDVPFRKPLEPTATEGAVPEGVPDGSLPEGFDADERPAVAGRKGSFVAVTRGEATLSTADRDAVAEAVADAEAGLVVCGPADRSTPSPEALAAFVRASEFPVVADPLSGHRFGPHTGDIPVCGGYDGYVSVLESTPDVVVRFGASPTSKPLRRYLRDSGARQFLVDPAGGWREATFAATDLLVADPTRVAADLADAVGRDSGAFAAKLADLEAAYWSFVGGEEPPEGAVLADATDLAPDPATLFVSNSMPVRDLDRFGRPREAELTVLGNRGASGIDGITSTALGAGHGTDDPLVLVTGDLAYYHDMNGLLAIARAGVDATIVCLNNDGGGIFHLLPIEEHERFEEWFRTPHGLDFEHSAALYDLAFARTDDRRRFRELYAESVETDGTRVIEYRTDSRRTHDDRRELADRAAERLGG; encoded by the coding sequence ATGGCCGGGGAGCTCAACACGCTGTGGGGGGAGATCGTCGCCGACGAACTCGCGGAGGCCGGCGTCGAAACCGCCGTCATCTGTCCGGGGTCGCGGTCGACGCCGCTGACGGTCGCGCTGTCGGGCCACCCGAATATCGAGGCCGTCTCCCACCTCGACGAGCGCTCGGCCGGCTTCTTCGCGCTCGGCTACGCGAAACGGACGGGTCGACCGGCCCCGGTCGTCTGCACCTCCGGGACCGCGCTTGCGAACCTCCACCCGGCGGTCGTTGAGGCCGACTCGGCGCGGGTCCCGATGGTGCTCTTGACCGCCGACCGCCCGCCGGAGTTGGCCGACAGCGGCGCGAACCAGACGATCGACCAGGAGCGCTTCTACGGCGGGTCGGTTCGGCAGTACCGCAAGCTCCCCGAACCCGAAGCCGCCGACCGGAAACTTCGGTCGCTCCGGACGGCGCTCGCCCGGGCAGTCGCGACCGCGACCGGCGTCCCATCCGGGCCGGTCCACCTGGACGTCCCGTTCCGGAAACCCCTGGAGCCAACCGCGACCGAGGGGGCGGTTCCCGAGGGCGTGCCCGACGGCTCGCTGCCCGAGGGGTTCGACGCCGACGAGCGCCCCGCGGTCGCGGGCCGGAAGGGGTCGTTCGTCGCGGTGACGCGGGGTGAAGCGACGCTTTCGACGGCCGACCGCGACGCGGTCGCCGAGGCAGTCGCGGACGCCGAGGCCGGTCTCGTCGTCTGTGGCCCCGCAGATCGCTCGACTCCGAGTCCGGAGGCGCTGGCCGCGTTCGTCCGAGCAAGTGAGTTTCCGGTCGTGGCCGACCCGCTGTCGGGTCATCGGTTCGGCCCACACACGGGCGACATTCCGGTCTGTGGCGGCTACGACGGCTACGTATCGGTGCTCGAGTCGACGCCGGACGTGGTCGTCCGCTTCGGCGCGTCGCCGACCTCGAAGCCGCTCAGACGCTATCTCCGCGATTCGGGGGCGAGGCAGTTCCTCGTCGATCCCGCCGGCGGGTGGCGGGAGGCGACGTTCGCCGCTACCGATCTCCTCGTCGCCGATCCGACGCGAGTCGCCGCCGACCTCGCCGACGCCGTCGGCCGCGATTCCGGTGCGTTCGCGGCGAAGCTTGCCGACCTCGAGGCCGCCTACTGGTCGTTTGTCGGTGGCGAGGAGCCACCGGAGGGTGCGGTGCTCGCCGACGCTACCGACCTCGCGCCCGATCCCGCGACGCTGTTCGTCTCGAACTCGATGCCGGTCCGGGACCTCGATCGGTTCGGCCGCCCTCGCGAGGCCGAGTTGACCGTCCTCGGCAACCGCGGGGCCTCGGGAATCGACGGAATCACGTCGACGGCGCTCGGCGCTGGGCATGGGACTGACGACCCGCTCGTGCTCGTGACCGGTGATCTCGCCTACTACCACGATATGAACGGGCTGCTCGCAATCGCGCGCGCCGGCGTCGATGCGACGATCGTCTGTCTCAACAACGACGGCGGCGGGATTTTTCATCTCCTGCCGATCGAGGAGCACGAACGCTTCGAGGAGTGGTTCCGAACACCGCACGGTCTCGACTTCGAACACTCGGCGGCCCTCTATGACCTCGCGTTCGCCCGGACGGACGACCGGCGTCGATTCCGGGAGCTGTACGCCGAGTCGGTCGAGACCGACGGGACGCGGGTGATCGAGTACCGCACGGACAGCCGGCGGACCCACGACGACCGCCGCGAACTCGCCGACCGCGCCGCCGAGCGCCTCGGCGGCTGA
- a CDS encoding UPF0058 family protein has translation MHKDELLELHAKMVSIMEHFDGMDEIDSSVFDPYGELDVTPEDVHKSKSEHKHAVFVLGNALANVMAEDEFSDAGRIGKRMEELADDAESKL, from the coding sequence ATGCACAAAGACGAGCTCCTAGAACTACACGCGAAGATGGTTTCCATCATGGAACACTTCGACGGGATGGACGAAATCGACAGCTCCGTGTTCGACCCTTACGGCGAACTCGACGTGACACCCGAGGACGTACACAAATCGAAGAGCGAGCACAAACACGCGGTGTTCGTCCTCGGGAACGCTCTCGCGAACGTGATGGCCGAGGACGAGTTCTCCGACGCGGGACGGATCGGCAAGCGGATGGAAGAGCTCGCCGACGACGCCGAGTCCAAACTGTAA
- a CDS encoding ribbon-helix-helix domain-containing protein yields the protein MPKVQLTVPEHLEMQIAQLVEEGEFVNREEAIEELLSTGLRAYKTSGPMDDEDEPGFQEDGMMGHDDEYVF from the coding sequence ATGCCGAAGGTACAACTCACTGTCCCGGAGCACCTGGAGATGCAGATCGCACAACTCGTCGAGGAGGGCGAGTTCGTCAACCGCGAGGAGGCGATAGAGGAACTCCTGTCGACCGGGCTTCGCGCCTACAAGACGAGCGGCCCGATGGACGACGAGGACGAGCCGGGGTTCCAAGAAGACGGGATGATGGGCCACGACGACGAGTACGTCTTCTGA
- a CDS encoding universal stress protein: MTLVVVPVRYPLSRHSRATLERAIEVTSEHDADLTVLHVNLYQNDETVTRAELKSAVEAVFGRLDRARYVVRPGFLVEETILDEVAAEDADYVVIGRKQAGRWRRMVRQLIDDPDIEGFLRSKLDCDVITASA; this comes from the coding sequence CGTCAGATACCCGCTCTCGCGACACTCCCGGGCGACACTCGAACGCGCGATCGAAGTTACGAGCGAGCACGACGCCGACCTCACCGTATTACACGTCAATCTTTATCAAAACGACGAGACGGTCACGAGAGCGGAGCTGAAATCGGCCGTCGAGGCGGTGTTCGGCCGCCTCGACCGCGCTAGATACGTCGTCCGGCCCGGATTCTTGGTCGAGGAGACGATCCTCGATGAAGTCGCAGCCGAGGACGCCGACTACGTCGTTATCGGACGGAAACAGGCCGGACGATGGCGGCGCATGGTCCGACAACTGATCGACGACCCCGATATCGAGGGGTTTCTCCGGAGCAAACTCGACTGCGACGTCATCACCGCGAGCGCCTGA